From the genome of Paucidesulfovibrio longus DSM 6739, one region includes:
- a CDS encoding integration host factor subunit alpha produces MSQTLTKAGIVDYIYERTEKNRAEIKDLVESILDIMKLSIKKDHALLVSGFGKFEAYDKRARKGRNPQTSETITLPPRKVVVFRLSRKFRAELNPN; encoded by the coding sequence ATGTCACAGACGCTGACCAAAGCCGGGATCGTTGACTACATCTACGAGCGCACGGAGAAGAACCGTGCCGAGATCAAGGATCTCGTGGAGAGCATCCTCGACATCATGAAGCTGTCCATCAAGAAGGACCATGCCCTTCTCGTGAGCGGCTTCGGCAAGTTCGAGGCCTACGACAAGCGCGCGCGCAAGGGGCGCAACCCCCAGACCAGCGAGACCATCACGCTGCCGCCGCGCAAGGTCGTCGTGTTCCGGCTTTCCCGCAAGTTCAGGGCTGAACTGAACCCGAATTGA
- a CDS encoding DegT/DnrJ/EryC1/StrS family aminotransferase produces MGSRPERIFLSPPHMGGNERAYVDEAFASNYIAPLGPQVDAFERRFCELTGFGHAVALSSGTAALHLALRLLDVGPGDVVLASSLTFIGSVSPVTFLGATPVFIDASREDWNMDPALLAEAVEYMAGQGRLPRAVLPTDLYGQSCDLDAIREVCEPYGIPVLEDAAEAVGARYKGRHAGLGAFAAAFSFNGNKIITTSGGGLLASDHRGIIDEARRLSQQARDPAAHYEHSVIGYNYRMSNVVAAIGLGQLDVLEERVARRREIAAWYEARLGGLPGVSFMPEAPHGRSNRWLTVLLLDETVFGCGPERVRLALEAENIEARPVWKPMHMQPVFADAQYFGGAVAEELFRSGLCLPSGTALRETDLERIAAVIEGCAR; encoded by the coding sequence ATGGGCAGCCGACCGGAGCGCATCTTCCTCTCGCCGCCGCACATGGGCGGCAATGAGCGCGCCTATGTGGACGAGGCCTTCGCCAGCAACTACATCGCCCCGCTGGGACCGCAGGTGGACGCGTTCGAGCGGCGCTTCTGCGAGCTGACGGGCTTCGGCCACGCCGTGGCCCTTTCCAGCGGCACCGCGGCCCTCCACCTGGCCCTGCGCCTGCTGGACGTGGGCCCCGGCGACGTGGTCCTGGCCTCGTCCCTGACCTTCATCGGCAGCGTCAGCCCCGTGACCTTCCTGGGCGCGACCCCGGTGTTCATCGACGCCTCGCGCGAGGACTGGAACATGGACCCGGCGCTCCTGGCCGAGGCCGTGGAATACATGGCCGGGCAGGGCCGCCTGCCGAGGGCCGTGCTGCCCACGGACCTCTACGGCCAGAGCTGCGACCTGGACGCCATCCGCGAGGTCTGCGAGCCGTACGGCATTCCCGTGCTCGAAGACGCGGCCGAGGCCGTGGGCGCGCGCTACAAGGGCCGCCACGCGGGCCTGGGCGCGTTCGCCGCGGCGTTTTCCTTCAACGGCAACAAGATCATCACCACCTCGGGCGGCGGGCTGCTCGCCTCGGACCATCGCGGCATCATCGACGAGGCCCGGCGGCTTTCGCAGCAGGCGCGCGACCCGGCTGCGCATTACGAGCATTCCGTCATCGGCTACAACTACCGCATGAGCAACGTGGTCGCGGCCATCGGCCTGGGCCAGCTCGACGTGCTGGAAGAGCGCGTGGCCCGGCGGCGCGAGATCGCGGCCTGGTACGAGGCCCGGCTGGGCGGGCTGCCCGGCGTGTCGTTCATGCCGGAGGCGCCGCATGGCCGGAGCAACCGCTGGCTGACCGTGCTGCTCCTCGACGAGACGGTCTTCGGCTGCGGCCCGGAGCGTGTGCGGCTGGCCCTGGAGGCCGAGAACATCGAGGCCCGGCCGGTCTGGAAGCCCATGCACATGCAGCCCGTGTTCGCGGACGCCCAATACTTCGGCGGGGCCGTGGCCGAGGAGCTTTTCCGCAGCGGACTTTGCCTGCCTTCGGGCACGGCCCTGCGCGAGACGGACCTGGAGCGGATCGCCGCGGTGATTGAAGGCTGCGCGAGGTAA
- a CDS encoding acetyltransferase yields the protein MKVVIIGAGGHGQVVADILFHMWAKGRDLELMGFLDDDSSLAGKEFLGLKVLGNVDKLDDIGHEAVIVAIGDNRTRLEMTERLKDEQLITAIHPSAVLAPDVSIKAGAMVCAGAVVNPGTTVGRGAIVNTGATVDHHNAIGEFSHVAPGVNLGGEVHVGEGALVGLGASIVPRLSLGDWCVVGAGAVVTRDVPANETWVGVPARKIS from the coding sequence ATGAAAGTCGTCATCATCGGAGCGGGAGGGCACGGCCAGGTCGTGGCCGACATCCTTTTCCATATGTGGGCCAAGGGGCGCGACCTGGAGCTGATGGGTTTCCTGGACGACGACTCCTCGCTCGCAGGCAAGGAATTTCTCGGGCTCAAGGTGCTCGGCAACGTGGACAAGCTCGACGACATCGGCCACGAGGCCGTCATCGTGGCCATCGGCGACAACCGCACGCGCCTGGAGATGACCGAGCGCCTCAAGGACGAGCAGCTGATCACGGCCATCCATCCTTCGGCCGTGCTCGCGCCGGACGTGTCCATCAAGGCCGGGGCCATGGTCTGCGCCGGAGCCGTGGTCAACCCCGGCACCACCGTGGGGCGCGGGGCCATCGTCAACACCGGGGCCACCGTGGACCACCACAACGCCATCGGCGAGTTCAGTCACGTGGCTCCCGGCGTGAACCTGGGCGGCGAGGTGCACGTGGGCGAGGGCGCTCTGGTGGGGCTGGGCGCGAGCATCGTGCCCCGGCTGAGCCTGGGCGACTGGTGCGTGGTGGGCGCGGGCGCGGTGGTCACCCGCGACGTGCCCGCGAACGAAACCTGGGTCGGGGTTCCCGCCCGGAAGATTTCCTGA
- a CDS encoding ion channel, translated as MNMVFGWLRTPFAKLFGAILGVLLAATLGFYWFELRNNMVHGPLSALWWSVVTLTTVGYGDIVPQTAGGRIMGILVMLCGIGLVSTFTGNLASMLVERKARKRKGLLEVKLNDHIVILGWNAFALNLAQALVQDGVLDGRSLVLVNTLGEEARSEIAYSLGLGERLQFVHGSGAQKSVVHKARPQEARTAYLLCQEGLDPAEADQQTIYSALTLRSLAPKLPIYGEVGLPDNREHLLRAGVNELLVRGEIATRALGLMGRDPALWSLMQSMLGLRGAGLLDLRPLTREERGMDWRTFAERCRAQNGSLPLALCKKSRDISLQDILDEGSALDSFILELFASSGQDTRLGEQGPGVTANPSDDEPLAAYDSVLFMKARGAKS; from the coding sequence ATGAACATGGTCTTCGGCTGGCTGCGCACCCCTTTCGCAAAGTTGTTCGGCGCCATTCTCGGCGTGTTGCTGGCCGCCACGCTCGGCTTCTACTGGTTCGAGCTGCGCAACAACATGGTGCACGGACCGCTCTCCGCGCTCTGGTGGAGCGTCGTCACCCTGACCACCGTGGGCTACGGGGACATCGTGCCCCAGACCGCGGGCGGACGCATCATGGGCATCCTGGTCATGCTCTGCGGCATAGGCCTCGTGAGCACCTTCACCGGCAACCTGGCCTCCATGCTCGTGGAGCGCAAGGCCAGGAAACGCAAAGGGCTTCTGGAAGTGAAACTCAACGACCACATCGTCATCCTCGGATGGAACGCCTTCGCCCTCAACCTGGCCCAGGCCCTGGTCCAGGACGGGGTGCTCGACGGGCGCAGCCTCGTGCTCGTGAACACCCTCGGCGAAGAGGCCCGCAGCGAAATCGCCTACTCCCTGGGCCTGGGCGAGCGGTTGCAGTTCGTCCACGGCAGCGGAGCGCAGAAAAGCGTCGTGCACAAGGCGCGGCCCCAGGAAGCCCGCACGGCCTACCTGCTCTGCCAGGAAGGCCTGGACCCGGCCGAAGCGGACCAGCAAACCATCTATTCGGCCCTGACCCTGCGCTCGCTCGCGCCCAAGCTGCCCATCTACGGGGAGGTCGGGCTGCCGGACAACCGCGAGCACCTGCTCCGCGCCGGGGTCAACGAACTGCTCGTGCGCGGAGAAATCGCCACCCGCGCGCTCGGACTCATGGGCCGCGACCCTGCCCTCTGGAGCCTGATGCAGTCCATGCTCGGCCTGCGGGGAGCCGGGCTTCTCGACCTGCGCCCCCTGACGCGGGAGGAACGCGGAATGGACTGGCGAACCTTCGCCGAGCGCTGCCGCGCCCAGAACGGGAGCCTGCCCCTGGCCCTGTGCAAGAAGAGCCGCGACATTTCGCTTCAGGACATCCTGGACGAAGGATCCGCCCTGGATTCCTTCATCCTGGAGCTGTTCGCCTCCTCGGGCCAGGACACGCGCCTCGGCGAGCAGGGTCCGGGCGTGACGGCCAACCCTTCCGACGACGAGCCCCTGGCCGCATACGATTCGGTTCTCTTTATGAAAGCGCGGGGGGCAAAGTCATGA
- a CDS encoding HIT family protein, which produces MNSDCIFCRIAAGEIPCAKIYESEEILAFLDIAPVNKGHALLIPKRHHENFFDLPDEIAGVLLADLKRVGAAVMAATKADGLNLGMNNYEAAGQLVMHAHFHLIPRFLDDGLNHWGQKSYESQDEMNAFAEKIRSSLA; this is translated from the coding sequence ATGAATTCGGATTGCATTTTTTGCAGGATCGCGGCTGGGGAAATCCCTTGCGCCAAGATCTACGAAAGCGAGGAAATCCTCGCCTTTCTGGATATCGCCCCGGTGAACAAGGGGCACGCCCTGCTGATTCCCAAGCGGCACCACGAAAACTTCTTCGACCTGCCGGACGAGATCGCGGGAGTGCTGCTGGCGGACCTGAAGCGCGTTGGCGCGGCGGTCATGGCCGCGACGAAAGCGGACGGGCTCAACCTGGGCATGAACAATTACGAGGCTGCGGGGCAGCTGGTCATGCACGCGCATTTCCACCTGATTCCCCGTTTCTTGGACGACGGATTGAACCACTGGGGCCAGAAGTCCTACGAGAGCCAGGACGAGATGAACGCATTTGCGGAAAAAATCCGGTCTTCGCTCGCTTGA
- a CDS encoding polysaccharide biosynthesis protein: MYFNWRNPKLYAMIAADALLFSVALLGAYLVRFDFEIPPHYLTQFWGVLPLVLAIKLPFYFVFGMYRGMWRYTSLGDAVRLFHVSVVQSLAVVAAVAYVHRFTGFPRSVFALDWLFALVLAGGLRLAIRMGFAVISSGGLRFWRERRNVLVVGAGRAGELVSRELSGNAGLGYQLVGFVDDDSAKRGRTLHGKAVLGRVEEMGELVERYKVEEIFIAVSQASSGQMRRIVEACKATGLKHRILPAMGEIMGGRVGIKQLRDVDYHDLLGRTEVVIDNEGIQGLLGGRCVLVTGCGGSIGSELCRQIIRYNPAKLVLFDASEFNLYQIQMQLHWEFGFHDYAAVLGNLNDDGLLERVFAEHRPEVVFHAAAYKHVPMLEQNPWQAVENNIVGTRGLMRVAVHHEVRRFVTVSTDKAVRPTNVMGASKRVTELLMKRHQDTKTLFMAVRFGNVIGSSGSVMPLFRQQIEKGGPVTVTDPEVTRYFMSISEAAQLILQAGTMGRRGGEIFILDMGEPVRIADMAADLIRLSGKTPGRDIEIVFTGLREGEKLYEELITEGEDVVRTEHEKIRVLRGTAESQPCDCMLLDETIEELRLAARSHDAERIRSLLRKLVSEYIPAG; encoded by the coding sequence ATGTATTTCAATTGGCGAAATCCCAAGCTCTACGCCATGATCGCGGCGGACGCGCTGCTGTTTTCCGTGGCTCTGCTGGGCGCCTATCTGGTCCGCTTCGATTTCGAGATTCCCCCGCACTATCTGACGCAGTTCTGGGGCGTGCTGCCCCTGGTCCTGGCCATCAAGCTGCCGTTCTACTTCGTTTTCGGCATGTATCGCGGCATGTGGCGCTACACGAGCCTGGGCGACGCGGTGCGGCTGTTCCACGTCTCCGTGGTCCAGTCCCTGGCCGTGGTCGCGGCCGTGGCCTACGTGCATCGGTTCACGGGCTTTCCGCGCAGCGTGTTCGCCCTGGACTGGCTCTTCGCCCTGGTTCTGGCCGGGGGGCTGCGTCTGGCCATCCGCATGGGCTTCGCCGTGATTTCCTCGGGCGGCCTGCGCTTTTGGCGCGAGCGGCGCAACGTGCTCGTGGTCGGCGCGGGGCGCGCGGGCGAGCTGGTCTCGCGGGAGCTTTCCGGCAACGCCGGGCTCGGCTACCAGCTGGTGGGCTTTGTGGACGACGATTCCGCCAAGCGGGGCCGGACCCTGCACGGCAAGGCCGTTCTGGGCCGCGTGGAAGAGATGGGCGAGCTGGTGGAGCGCTACAAGGTCGAGGAGATCTTCATCGCCGTTTCCCAGGCCTCGTCCGGCCAGATGCGCCGCATCGTGGAGGCCTGCAAGGCCACGGGCCTGAAGCACCGCATTCTTCCGGCCATGGGCGAGATCATGGGCGGCCGCGTGGGCATCAAGCAGCTGCGCGACGTGGATTATCACGACCTTCTGGGCCGGACCGAAGTGGTCATCGACAACGAGGGCATCCAGGGCCTGCTCGGCGGCCGCTGCGTCCTGGTCACGGGCTGCGGCGGGAGCATCGGCTCGGAGCTTTGCCGCCAGATCATCCGCTACAATCCCGCAAAGCTGGTTCTCTTCGACGCCTCGGAATTCAATCTCTATCAGATCCAGATGCAGCTGCACTGGGAGTTCGGTTTTCACGACTATGCGGCCGTGCTCGGAAACCTGAACGACGACGGACTGTTGGAGCGCGTTTTCGCGGAGCATCGCCCCGAAGTCGTCTTCCACGCCGCCGCCTACAAGCACGTGCCCATGCTGGAGCAGAACCCCTGGCAGGCCGTGGAAAACAACATCGTGGGCACGCGCGGGCTGATGCGCGTGGCCGTGCACCACGAGGTGCGCCGCTTCGTGACCGTGTCCACGGACAAGGCCGTGCGGCCCACCAACGTCATGGGCGCGAGCAAGCGCGTCACCGAGCTGCTCATGAAGCGCCACCAGGACACCAAGACCCTGTTCATGGCCGTGCGCTTCGGCAACGTCATCGGCTCCAGCGGTTCGGTGATGCCCCTCTTCCGCCAGCAGATCGAAAAGGGCGGTCCCGTGACCGTGACCGATCCCGAAGTCACGCGCTATTTCATGAGCATTTCCGAGGCCGCCCAGCTGATCCTCCAGGCCGGAACCATGGGCCGCCGGGGCGGGGAGATCTTCATCCTGGACATGGGCGAGCCGGTGCGCATCGCGGACATGGCCGCGGACCTGATCCGGCTTTCCGGCAAGACCCCGGGCCGGGACATCGAGATCGTGTTCACGGGCCTGCGCGAGGGCGAGAAGCTCTACGAGGAACTGATCACCGAGGGCGAGGACGTGGTCCGCACGGAACACGAGAAGATACGCGTGCTGCGCGGCACGGCGGAATCCCAGCCCTGCGACTGCATGCTGCTGGACGAGACCATCGAGGAACTGCGCCTGGCGGCCCGCTCCCACGACGCCGAGCGCATCCGCTCCCTGCTGCGCAAGCTGGTTTCCGAATACATCCCGGCGGGATGA
- a CDS encoding cyclic nucleotide-binding domain-containing protein produces the protein MSDIEWSRIPLFEGLTEDWLKLVAAIFDSVDIPAGQNLLEEGNEGDELYILVRGRVRVIKAMLIQGMNLPLLEAASPHKVLATLGAEGYPVFGEMALLDLDIRSATVTVIEDARFLRTDRERFFALVEQEPRLGSRLLAILGKRLAATVRRSNNELIKLTTALALALTRSRA, from the coding sequence ATGAGCGACATCGAATGGAGCCGCATTCCGCTCTTCGAGGGACTGACCGAAGACTGGCTCAAGCTCGTTGCGGCCATCTTCGACAGCGTGGACATTCCGGCCGGGCAAAACCTGCTGGAGGAAGGGAACGAGGGCGACGAACTGTATATCCTGGTGCGGGGCCGCGTGCGCGTCATCAAGGCCATGCTCATCCAGGGCATGAACCTGCCCCTGCTGGAGGCGGCCAGCCCGCACAAGGTGCTGGCCACCCTGGGGGCCGAGGGCTACCCGGTCTTCGGGGAAATGGCCCTGCTCGACCTCGACATCCGCTCGGCCACGGTGACCGTGATCGAGGACGCCCGATTCCTGCGCACGGACCGCGAACGCTTTTTCGCCCTGGTGGAGCAGGAACCCCGGCTGGGCAGCCGCCTGCTGGCCATCCTCGGCAAACGGCTGGCCGCCACGGTACGCCGCAGCAACAACGAGCTGATCAAGCTGACCACGGCCCTGGCCCTGGCCCTGACGCGCAGCAGAGCCTGA
- a CDS encoding septal ring lytic transglycosylase RlpA family protein gives MRRTVRQMRVVAFAACCIVLLVSIGCVQKKRIYSEPAHYDHGTASPASASAPAQAGTQSANLAVQQQELPEQKPLPAAQSATQSAPEPAPAPAPAPQAETAPPQAVAAAPSGDVGMASWIADDFHGLRTASGELYDKDALTASHRDLPMNTRVEVTNLENGRFTVVRINDRGPFKKNRIIDVSRRAAEELGMISSGLAKVRLRVLDGQGAPSGQGATETKQPAPDEASKAGSVSGQSSQAQPDSWYVQVGAFQDRENAKNVLAGLYSAGYGQSRISRSQEDGLYRVQAGSFATRADAEAALETLKPQYPAGYVINSGSVQP, from the coding sequence ATGAGACGTACCGTCAGGCAGATGCGCGTCGTCGCGTTCGCGGCGTGCTGCATCGTATTGCTTGTCAGCATTGGTTGCGTTCAGAAAAAACGCATTTACAGCGAACCGGCCCATTACGACCACGGGACGGCTTCGCCCGCCTCCGCATCCGCGCCGGCCCAGGCCGGAACCCAGAGCGCGAACCTGGCCGTGCAGCAGCAGGAGCTTCCGGAACAGAAGCCGCTCCCCGCGGCCCAATCCGCGACCCAATCCGCGCCCGAACCCGCGCCCGCACCCGCGCCCGCACCGCAAGCCGAAACCGCCCCGCCGCAAGCCGTTGCCGCCGCTCCTTCCGGAGACGTGGGCATGGCCTCCTGGATCGCGGACGACTTCCACGGACTGCGCACCGCCAGCGGCGAACTCTACGACAAAGACGCCCTGACCGCCTCGCACCGGGATCTGCCCATGAACACGAGGGTGGAGGTCACCAACCTGGAGAACGGTCGCTTCACCGTGGTGCGCATCAACGATCGCGGCCCCTTCAAGAAAAACCGGATCATCGACGTGTCGCGCCGCGCGGCCGAGGAACTGGGCATGATTTCCTCCGGACTGGCCAAGGTGCGCCTGCGCGTGCTCGACGGCCAGGGAGCGCCGTCCGGTCAAGGCGCGACAGAGACGAAACAGCCCGCCCCCGACGAAGCGTCGAAGGCGGGCAGTGTCTCGGGACAATCGTCCCAGGCCCAGCCGGATTCCTGGTATGTGCAGGTCGGCGCGTTCCAGGATCGGGAAAACGCCAAAAACGTCCTGGCGGGTCTGTATTCCGCCGGATACGGGCAGTCTCGCATCAGCCGCAGCCAGGAGGACGGCCTCTACCGCGTCCAGGCGGGCAGCTTCGCCACCAGGGCCGATGCCGAAGCCGCCCTGGAAACGCTCAAGCCGCAATATCCCGCAGGCTACGTGATCAATTCGGGTTCAGTTCAGCCCTGA